TGATTCCAAGATTAAGCTTTCCATTATGGTGGAAGACGAAGACCGCAAGAACCGGCTTATTGGTCCTGGAATTGCCCGCAACATCTCGTCCACGGGCATTCTGTTGCGCACCAAGCACCAGTTGAAGCCCGGGCAGCGGGTCATGGTGTCTATTCCCACGTCGCAGATTCAGTCTGAGGCGGTCTTGCCGGAGTCATTTGTCGGGAACGCCACGGTGGTACGTGTCGAAGCGGAAGACGGCAGCATCATGAAAGCGGCCTTGCGCTTTGGCGAAGCGCTGCTTCAGAACTTCGAGTTCTCGATGTACATGAACCAACTGACGAATCTCGCGATCACTCGCGCGTCCTGATTCGTTTCCGAACCGCTCAGCGTTATAGGCCACCCCTTTACGCCAAACCCAATACCGTGCCATACTGACCTTGTCGATCCGACCTACCAGTAGGCAGGTCGCCATTCCTGGTGTTTTCTTTTGCTCG
The DNA window shown above is from Candidatus Hydrogenedentota bacterium and carries:
- a CDS encoding PilZ domain-containing protein encodes the protein MSRYNVDAVWDDPFEHPVNRRVAPRYDSKIKLSIMVEDEDRKNRLIGPGIARNISSTGILLRTKHQLKPGQRVMVSIPTSQIQSEAVLPESFVGNATVVRVEAEDGSIMKAALRFGEALLQNFEFSMYMNQLTNLAITRAS